A region of the Elusimicrobiota bacterium genome:
GAAAGGCAAAAGTCCAACACTGGAAATTATTGCGAAACAATTAAAAATGGATATTAACGATGTCCGTGAAATAGTAAGCGATAAGATGAATTTGTTCAACGTAATATCTTTGGATAAATTATTGGATGAAGAAGATGAAACTCAAAGGCTTGGAGATTTGGTAGAAGACAAAAAAGAAAAAAAGATACAGGAAATATTGGACATACAAGACGATAAGACGGATATAGGGAAACTTTTGAAACATTTGTCACCGATAGAAAGAAAGGTTATACAGCTGCGTTTTGGATTTACCGATAATGGTTCTCGGTCATTAAAAGAAGTAGGCGGAAAACTAAGAATTCCGGCAGCTAAAGTTAAAGACATAGAATCTGTTTCTGTGAGGAAATTGAAAAAATTATTAGGTGATAGAACCGAAAAAGCTTATTAATTTGTTTTGAAGATTTAATAATCTCCGGGGGAAGGTGAAAAATCATGAATACAATTTTATGCGGTAAATTATTTCCAACAGGACTTTTAATTACTAAAATGCTAAAAGGGACGCTGTTTTTATTGACAATTATCTTAATTTCAAGAATTTGTTTTGCTTCAGCAGAAAGCGTAGTAATTATTCCCGATCCCAGAACCGTCGCTATGGGCGACGGGGCGGTTTCACAAAAATCCTCGCTTCCAAGTTCTTCATTCAGTAACCCTGCTGCTCTGGTGGGGATCAACCGGGCATATATTACTTTCAACCAGTTATCGTTGCCTTTTGATGCCAGGTATAACATGGCTAGTTTTGCCTTGCCGGCAATACATGGCAATTTGGGCGTCTCAGTGTTGTCTTTAGATTACGGTAATTTTGTAGGGCTTGATAATAGTTTTAGCCCTACCGATGTAGGCGCTACCGGGGATACGGGCTTAGTATTAAGTTATGCTTTGCCGATATTTTCGGAAGTCCCTGTGCGAAAAGATTACGGAGCTGTAGGGTTAAATGTGAAATTTCTTCATAGCGCTTTAAGCGGTTACTCTTCTGAAGCGATTGCGATGGACTTGGGAGGAATCTATAATATTCCGATACTCAACGGTTTAACCGCAGGGATGGTCTATAAAAATTTCGGTTCCTCAATGAAGTTTGTAAGAGAAGATGCCTCGCTTCATTCATCTTTTGATTTTGGCGTCGGATACAATAATGAGAACTTTTATGATATTTCTTTGACCCTGGATTTTTCTATGCCAAAAGATGAACCTAATTCCTTTTCCGTAGGCGCTGCAATTTCTCCGGTTTATTTCATGAATCTTCGCGTGGGCTGGAGGAAAACAAATGATTCCTTGATAACCGGCGCGCGTTTCGGTTTTGGGCTTAACTTCGGAAGTTTTAATTTTGATTACGCTTTTGTTCCTTTTGACAATTTCGGAAATATTAATATGATGAGCGTCGGGATGGCATTAGACAGTATTATATCGGAAGAAAAGGCATCTGATTACTATCTGAATAAACATTTCAGGGAAGCGGCAGCATATTATGACAGAGGCGATTATATTGAAGCGCGCAGAGAATTTGAAAATATACTTTCTGCTTATCCCGATCATGCTCCGTCCCATAAATATCTTGAAAAAATTATCAATGCCTTAGAAACAAAGGATCAACAAAAAGTAAAACAAATAAATAAATGGCTCAAAAAGGCGGAAAGCGTGTTGAGCAAGAAAAACTATATTGAGGCGAGCGAATATTATAACCGTGTTATCTACACAGATCCGTATAACAGCGTTGCAAAACAAGGGGTTGATAACATTAGAAAAATTGTTTCCGATGTAAAACAGGAAGAAGTTGTTAGAATAAATCTTAGTCTGATAGAAAATACTTGGAAAAAAGCCTCGCAGCTTTACCGCAAAGGCGATTTAGTTAAATCAAAACAGGAATTTAACAATGTCCTTAAGGTTGATCCGGAAAATCAGGAGGCAAAAAAACGAATTCTAGAAATTGATGAACAGCTTTCAAGGATTGCGGCAGGCAAAGTAAACGAGTTTTATACTCGGGGATTGGACCTTTACCATTCAGGAAAATATGAAGAGGCTATAAAATATTTTGAAGCGGTTGTAATAGCTTCCCCGAATCGTTTAGATGCTCAGGATATGATAAAAAGATCTCAGCAAAATCTTTCTGATCTGGATGCAAAGGTAAGAGCTGAAAAACTTGCCGTTGAGCAAGAAGGAATGAAGGGTGAAATGGCCAGGATTTTTGACGAGGCCCTTAAAGCCTATGAAAAGGGAGATTTAGAAGATTCTTTAAGCAAATTTCAAAGGAGCGAACAGCTTGCGATAAGCTATGAATTTACTGATTATATTCAAGACACAAGAAATTATATTACTGTGGTTAATCAAGCTTTAACGGACAAGCATTACAAGCTGGGAACAGAACTTTTGAGAAATAACAGGTTGGAAGCAGCTGTTTCTGAATACAGAAAAGCGCTGGATTATAATCCTGAAAATACTTTGGCTAAAACCGATTTGGAACGAATCGGCAAGGAGCTTGCTCAGAAGTATTATGAACAAGGGATGGCTTATTTTGCAAGAAGCGATATGAATAAAGCAAAAGATATGTTCAAAAGATCCTTGTCATATGAACCGGATAAACTGGAATCAAAACGCGCTTTGGAAAGAATTGATTAAATTGTCCGTTTATTGATAAACTATTAAAGGTTTTAAAAACTTAATGTTCCGCCGTGGCGAAGAAAGAAACTTAATAGCCCAATTATGGCGTGACAATGGGAGGAAAAAATGTTTTCAAAAATTAATAAAGTAAATCTTATTTCTGTATTTTCTTTTTTGGTTTTCACCTCACTGCTTTTAGCTGATGTATCAGTTGCGCCGGTTCCTTGGATTCCTGAAAGCGGTAAGGCAAAAACCGGTACTCTTGCGGAAGGGGTAACTTTTAGGGGAGTCCCTTCTTCGGGCGAAATATCAATTTATACTATTTCCGGAAATCTGGTAAGAAAAATTGAATGTAACAATGACGTGACAGTTAATACTAAATGGGACGGAAAAAATGATTCGGGCCAATACGTCTCAAGCGGAGTTTATCTTTGGGTAGTAAAAAGTTCTGAAAAAACTCAGACAGGGAAATTGATTGTAGTTCGATAGATTTTTAGTCCCGGAGCCGTTTATTAATAGCGAGCTTATGAAAAAGAAATTACCTTCCTTAACAAAAATCTTAATCAATAAGTGGCGGAGGCTATAATGAGAAAGGGTTTAACCTTTTTATTTATTATTTCTTTAGCGTGCGCAGTAATTTTAGTTTTAGTTAAGCCCTTTTCCGAAAAGAAACATTCAGAAGTCATTGAAAAAGTAGTAAAAAAAGAAGGAAAAGTAATCGCGCGATATAAAATAGCTGAACTTCCCATTACTGAACCGAAGCAAAAAAAGGAGTTAGACGTTCTTGAGGGGAAGGTAGTATTTATTCCTAATAATCCCGATGATATTAATTCAAAAATGATGGTGGCAATTCAAAAAGGTAAAGAAACAATAGTTTTGACAAATCTGGATTACGTAAGAACTTTGGGATACATATATTACGATAGAACGGTTCATCTTAAGGGCCGCTGGCAAAAAGATGCCGTAATTTTTGGCAGAAAATACAGATCATTCAGAATTGAAGACATAACTTTGGTAAGGTAAGCATTTAAATATTATAGAGAACAATAATTGACGAGTATTTAATAATTTCTTGCAGAAGTTACCGATAAAATATATCGGACATTTAAATGGCCGCCAGGAGGAAAAAGTGAAAAAAACGTATGTTGTTATTTCTTTGTCAGTAATTGCATTGGCTGTTGTAGTAAGCGGGTATTCATTATTGAGTAAAAGAATTAAGAAAACAACGCCCCAAAACCTGCCGCAGCAAATCAGGGTAAAATTACCAACAGGGGAGGAGGTTACTGCATATAGAATACCTCCGGTTGCCCACACCGCTCCCACAGGTGCTAGAATCATAGTTTCAGGCAAAGTAACAAAGGAAAAAGACGATCTAGGTTCTGTTCAGATGGTTATACAATCTGAGGTTGGGACTAAATATATACTTCTCAATACCCCATATATGATGAGAATAGAAAAAAATGGGCTTGGCAAAAAAGTAAAGTTAAAGGGCGTAACCATAGCCAAAACTACATTTAAGAATTATCCGGCTCTATATATTGAAGATATTATAGAGATACGTAAATAGAGTAATTACTGACTAAAGCTGCATTTATGGGCGAGAAAAGTTAAAAAACACTAGGATAATACAATTAAATGTTCACATTTTTTTCACATCTTTTTTCATATGTTTTTTTACTATTACAGTATAATGCTTTTGTAAGAAGAGTTAACTTATATAGGCTCGGAGGCGTAAGATGAGCGCCATCAGTTTAAAAATTTCAAACATTTTTAAATTAGTTTTTTGTGTTTTATTTATATTGGGAATAAACCCTCCTAACATAATTGGCGACCTTTCTACGTTTAACCAGTCCCCGTATTCCTTCGGCCCTGAAGGAAGGGCCATACAAGACCTAAAAGATTTTTATAAGCCAAACGAGATGGTTAGTATTGTGCGTTATCGCCCGATGGTAACAAGAGATAAATACGGAGTAATACAAATTTATACATCTGACGGAAAAGTTATAGTAAGTATTAAT
Encoded here:
- a CDS encoding sigma-70 family RNA polymerase sigma factor, coding for MAGKKQKNVDHNGIEEKQLFRSFRKGDEEAKNRIIQKYSDWVLNIAKKFHSLFHNIGLDELIAEGNRGILDAMKRYDTARKVKFSTYAWFWILKNIREYITSELAIVDLPQSTLTEFKRISESLSEEAKKGKSPTLEIIAKQLKMDINDVREIVSDKMNLFNVISLDKLLDEEDETQRLGDLVEDKKEKKIQEILDIQDDKTDIGKLLKHLSPIERKVIQLRFGFTDNGSRSLKEVGGKLRIPAAKVKDIESVSVRKLKKLLGDRTEKAY
- a CDS encoding tetratricopeptide repeat protein — protein: MNTILCGKLFPTGLLITKMLKGTLFLLTIILISRICFASAESVVIIPDPRTVAMGDGAVSQKSSLPSSSFSNPAALVGINRAYITFNQLSLPFDARYNMASFALPAIHGNLGVSVLSLDYGNFVGLDNSFSPTDVGATGDTGLVLSYALPIFSEVPVRKDYGAVGLNVKFLHSALSGYSSEAIAMDLGGIYNIPILNGLTAGMVYKNFGSSMKFVREDASLHSSFDFGVGYNNENFYDISLTLDFSMPKDEPNSFSVGAAISPVYFMNLRVGWRKTNDSLITGARFGFGLNFGSFNFDYAFVPFDNFGNINMMSVGMALDSIISEEKASDYYLNKHFREAAAYYDRGDYIEARREFENILSAYPDHAPSHKYLEKIINALETKDQQKVKQINKWLKKAESVLSKKNYIEASEYYNRVIYTDPYNSVAKQGVDNIRKIVSDVKQEEVVRINLSLIENTWKKASQLYRKGDLVKSKQEFNNVLKVDPENQEAKKRILEIDEQLSRIAAGKVNEFYTRGLDLYHSGKYEEAIKYFEAVVIASPNRLDAQDMIKRSQQNLSDLDAKVRAEKLAVEQEGMKGEMARIFDEALKAYEKGDLEDSLSKFQRSEQLAISYEFTDYIQDTRNYITVVNQALTDKHYKLGTELLRNNRLEAAVSEYRKALDYNPENTLAKTDLERIGKELAQKYYEQGMAYFARSDMNKAKDMFKRSLSYEPDKLESKRALERID
- a CDS encoding T9SS type A sorting domain-containing protein — translated: MFSKINKVNLISVFSFLVFTSLLLADVSVAPVPWIPESGKAKTGTLAEGVTFRGVPSSGEISIYTISGNLVRKIECNNDVTVNTKWDGKNDSGQYVSSGVYLWVVKSSEKTQTGKLIVVR